In Drosophila simulans strain w501 chromosome X, Prin_Dsim_3.1, whole genome shotgun sequence, one DNA window encodes the following:
- the LOC6725581 gene encoding RNA-binding protein NOB1 has protein sequence MAETSEKIKFLVADTTAFINAVPLNEYAEQVLTVPDVVAEVRNKRQIRRLCVLPFDLQVREPRPESIKHCVEFAKKTGDYASLSGIDLKVISLTYELEADNVGTDHLRQEPVMAQTIASKDKPEEMQDANNKKLVGWYMPEGEEEEDSEEEDDYSQEEDDAEDEQEGNEFPDTVKDAIEAQLAGKEPFASESIQKEEEQDQEPSQEELDKLFEQLKCAPSAEEEQELSELLVSQPPDVDEETSEPQEAKQSQNLDEDVGDDGWITHSNIKKAKKALEGKVETDEVPPVACMTTDYALQNVLKQLNLHLAALNGRIIKQLRTYILRCYACYKTTSIMTKVFCPNCGNKTLKRVAVSLDENGRQVIHINTRRPLTNKYKNQSLPRFQGGKHSRNPILFEDQPMPRQMPSRVAKTKTNALDQDYTAGFSPFVLRDVDSKSAMLRSKGNLKEWARNNNFEEDRRRKNYNRLYK, from the exons ATGGCCGAAACGAGCGAAAAGATCAAGTTCCTGGTGGCGGACACCACAGCCTTCATAAACGCCGTGCCCCTGAAC GAATATGCGGAGCAGGTGCTCACCGTGCCGGATGTGGTGGCCGAGGTGCGCAACAAGCGCCAGATTCGCCGCCTCTGCGTCCTGCCCTTCGACCTCCAGGTGCGCGAGCCTCGTCCGGAGAGCATTAAACACTGCGTGGAGTTCGCCAAGAAAACGGGCGACTACGCGAGTCTCTCGGGGATCGATCTGAAAGTGATCTCGCTCACCTACGAACTGGAAGCAGACAACGTGGGCACTGATCACCTGCGTCAGGAGCCCGTGATGGCGCAGACCATTGCGTCCAAGGATAAGCCTGAGGAGATGCAGGATGCTAATAACAAGAAACTGGTCGGTTGGTACATGCCCGAGGGCGAAGAAGAGGAGGATTCCGAGGAGGAAGATGATTACTCCCAGGAAGAGGATGATGCTGAGGATGAGCAGGAAGGCAATGAATTCCCAGACACTGTTAAAGACGCCATCGAAGCCCAATTGGCCGGCAAGGAACCATTTGCCAGCGAGTCGATccaaaaggaggaggaacaAGACCAAGAGCCCAGTCAGGAGGAGCTGGACAAGCTGTTCGAGCAGCTCAAATGCGCACCCAGTGCCGAGGAAGAGCAAGAGCTATCGGAACTGCTCGTTTCCCAGCCGCCCGATGTAGATGAGGAGACATCCGAGCCACAGGAAGCCAAACAGAGCCAAAATCTCGACGAGGATGTGGGTGACGATGGCTGGATCACGCACTCGAACATCAAGAAGGCCAAGAAAGCGCTCGAGGGCAAGGTGGAAACGGATGAAGTGCCGCCCGTTGCCTGCATGACCACCGATTATGCGCTGCAGAACGTGCTCAAGCAGCTCAATCTCCACCTGGCCGCCCTCAATGGCCGGATCATCAAACAGTTGCGCACGTACATACTGCGCTGCTATGCCTGCTACAAGACCACCAGCATCATGACCAAGGTGTTCTGCCCCAATTGTGGCAACAAGACGCTGAAACGCGTGGCCGTCAGTCTGGACGAGAACGGTCGCCAGGTGATTCACATCAATACGCGCCGTCCGCTGACCAATAAGTACAAGAACCAGAGCCTGCCGCGCTTCCAAGGCGGCAAGCACTCGCGGAATCCGATCCTGTTCGAGGACCAGCCCATGCCCAGGCAGATGCCTTCGCGCGTGGCCAAGACCAAGACGAACGCTCTGGATCAGGACTACACGGCCGGATTCTCGCCCTTCGTGTTGCGCGACGTGGACTCCAAGTCCGCCATGCTGCGCTCCAAGGGCAACCTCAAGGAGTGGGCCAGGAACAACAACTTCGAGGAGGATCGCCGGCGCAAAAACTACAATCGCTTGTACAAGTAG
- the LOC6740058 gene encoding NAD(P)H-hydrate epimerase, with amino-acid sequence MSLICRRLGSSLRPIARTLHPLLARKSIEAQRSPLKNKRFYAGKRMDLKYLNQKEAIAVDQELFNEYKFSVDQLMELAGLSCAHAVAKCFPAEKHPRILVCCGPGNNGGDGLVAARHLALMGYTPTIYYPKPTAKPLFENLSHQCQQMDICDVKVCPSVESAARDYDLILDALFGFSFKPPVRADFFAVVELMQQTKLPIASVDIPSGWDVEKGKLTECDVEPALLISLTAPKLCARQFRGEHHYLGGRFVPPALQRKYELNLPVYPGNELCVKL; translated from the exons ATGAGCCTGATTTGCCGTCGACTTGGCTCGTCCTTGAGGCCCATCGCCCGCACACTCCACCCCCTGCTCGCCAGGAAAAGCATCGAAGCACAAAGGTCACCGCTGAAAAACAAACGATTTTACGCCGGCAAAAGAATGGATTTAAAGTATCTAAATCAAAAGGAGGCCATCGCCGTTGACCAGGAACTATTCAATGAGTACAAGTTCAGTGTGGACCAGCTAATGGAGCTGGCGGGCTTGAGCTGCGCCCATGCGGTGGCCAAATGCTTCCCGGCGGAGAAGCATCCGCGGATTCTCGTTTGCTGTGGACCGGGAAACAATGGCGGCGACGGCTTGGTGGCCGCCCGGCACCTCGCCCTCATGGGCTACACACCCACCATCTACTATCCCAAGCCGACGGCCAAGCCGCTGTTCGAGAACCTCAGCCACCAGTGCCAACAGATGGACATCTGCGACGTGAAGGTGTGTCCGTCGGTGGAGAGTGCTGCCCGTGACTATGACCTCATCCTGGACGCGCTCTTCGGATTCAGCTTCAAGCCGCCGGTGCGAGCGGACTTCTTCGCCGTCGTGGAACTGATGCAGCAGACCAAATTGCCAATTGCCAG CGTCGACATTCCCAGCGGCTGGGATGTGGAGAAGGGCAAGCTGACCGAATGCGACGTGGAGCCGGCGCTGCTCATCTCACTGACTGCCCCGAAACTCTGTGCCCGCCAATTCCGCGGCGAACATCACTACTTGGGCGGCAGATTCGTGCCGCCCGCCCTGCAGCGCAAATACGAACTTAATCTGCCCGTTTATCCGGGCAACGAGCTGTGCGTCAAGCTGTGA